A region from the Lolium perenne isolate Kyuss_39 chromosome 4, Kyuss_2.0, whole genome shotgun sequence genome encodes:
- the LOC139839346 gene encoding uncharacterized protein — MSHCSFITLSCTKSAKTVKQVWRALDCEDLRLSLCECANARQVTDHILSLPTEKRSTVIILLWNWWTARNKANVGEKLLSCDEVCSKVRKHLVEFCHKEEHVQEAHATEDRWEPPEANFIKVNVDAAFCQESRMGAWGFIARGSDGSFIAAGTGAMNHLSSALHAEALACVAAIESMSNRGSFRVIFESDSLSLVNAVKSGDADLSDSGVLYREARSLCVLAFDAFEFRFCRRSCNKAAHAIAQHGGALGVQNLLWLDDEPDFVTGLVASDLATHQA, encoded by the coding sequence ATGTCCCATTGCTCATTTATTACTCTCTCTTGTACTAAGTCAGCCAAAACTGTTAAGCAAGTTTGGCGGGCCCTTGATTGCGAGGATCTACGCCTGTCGCTGTGCGAATGCGCCAATGCAAGACAGGTGACGGACCATATTCTGTCGCTGCCTACGGAAAAAAGATCGACTGTGATCATCCTACTATGGAATTGGTGGACGGCGAGAAACAAAGCGAATGTCGGAGAGAAGCTTCTCTCGTGCGATGAGGTCTGCTCGAAAGTCCGCAAACACCTTGTGGAGTTCTGCCACAAGGAGGAGCATGTCCAGGAGGCGCACGCCACGGAGGACAGATGGGAACCGCCTGAAGCGAACTTCATCAAAGTGAACGTCGATGCCGCTTTCTGCCAGGAATCACGCATGGGTGCATGGGGCTTCATTGCACGAGGAAGCGATGGAAGCTTCATAGCGGCTGGCACGGGCGCCATGAACCATCTGTCGAGTGCCCTTCACGCGGAGGCCTTGGCGTGCGTGGCAGCTATCGAGAGCATGAGCAACAGAGGTTCTTTTCGGGTGATTTTCGAATCTGACTCACTCAGCCTGGTGAACGCCGTGAAGTCTGGAGATGCTGACCTGTCCGACAGTGGTGTGCTATACCGTGAAGCTAGAAGCCTTTGTGTCTTAGCTTTCGATGCTTTTGAGTTCAGGTTTTGCCGTAGATCATGTAATAAGGCTGCCCATGCAATAGCTCAGCATGGCGGAGCCCTAGGCGTGCAAAACTTGCTATGGCTGGATGATGAGCCAGACTTTGTAACTGGTTTGGTTGCTAGCGATCTTGCTACGCACCAAGCTTAG
- the LOC139839347 gene encoding uncharacterized protein, producing the protein MDSDDEMVALLLEDEQAFDDDLREHLLIIASLQDMLDAEAEKRKRPRRGGSRPGRRKSKPRQRMEGHAMLHNDYFADGATHADNFRRRYRMSKGLFMNILHGVREFDPYFKLKVDAVGVLGFSSIQKCTAAMRMLAYGAPADTQDDYLRMSESTAIECMYKFCRAVVGKFGKYYLRGPTEEETEVYMPYQE; encoded by the exons atggacagcgacgatgagatggttgccctgctgctggaggacgagcaagcgttcgacgacgacctgcgggagcatttgctgatcatcgcgtccctccaggacatgcttgacgctgaggcggagaagaggaagaggccgcgccgcggaggatcaaggccgggaagaaggaagtcgaagccccggcagaggatggaggggcatgccatgctgcacaatgactacttcgccgacggggcaacacatgccgacaattttcggcgccggtacaggatgagcaagggcctgttcatgaatatcctccacggcgttcgagagttcgacccctacttcaagctcaaggtcgacgctgtaggcgttctcgggttctcatccattcagaagtgcaccgccgccatgaggatgcttgcatacggagcacctgccgatacacaggacgactaccttcgcatgagtgagtctactgccattgagtgcatgtacaagttctgccgagctgtggtgggaaagtttggcaaatactacttgagagggccaactgaggaagagact GAGGTCTACATGCCCTATCAAGAGTAA
- the LOC127329833 gene encoding serine carboxypeptidase-like 34, which yields MSTSSSWLLLAAVVVSAWTTTAVARHHHGFETIFDAQEADRVDKLPGQPADVGFRHFSGYVTVNETHGRALFYWLFEATHDVAKKPLVLWLNGGPGCSSVGYGAMMELGPFLIQKGKPELALNPHSWNKEANMLFLESPAGVGFSYTNTTADLGQFGDNLTAHDAYSFVVNWLDKFPQFKGHDLYIAGESYAGHYVPQLAEKIVHMNKKAAHKINIKGILIGNPAIDSSSDDRGLADYAWDHAVISDEVYGSIKSNCKFPDDGEESDPCNSAWNDFFNAMDDIDLYSLYTPACTNAMINSTSTSTRHHRRGFMPALGKKARLSVPYYNAYDPCGDYHVIDYLNRPDVQTALHANVSGAIPYRWEPCSDALTNWTDAPASTLPAIGGLVKAGLRVWVFSGDTDDRVPVTSTRLALRKLGLATSKPWREWFTSDQVGGYTLAYDGGLTFVTVRGAGHMVPMITPVPARQLFAHFLSGKELSPKAIVA from the exons ATGTCCACATCGTCGAGCTGGCTGCTCCTCGCCGCGGTCGTCGTTTCGGCGTGGACAACAACGGCGGTGGCGAGGCACCACCACGGATTCGAGACGATCTTCGACGCGCAGGAGGCGGACCGGGTGGATAAGCTGCCGGGGCAGCCGGCGGACGTGGGTTTCCGGCACTTCTCCGGCTACGTGACGGTGAACGAGACCCACGGCCGGGCTCTCTTCTACTGGCTCTTCGAGGCCACCCACGACGTAGCCAAGAAACCCCTCGTCCTATGGCTCAACGGAG GACCTGGATGCTCGTCGGTGGGATATGGAGCAATGATGGAGCTTGGACCTTTCTTGATCCAGAAGGGAAAGCCTGAGCTTGCCTTGAATCCTCACTCATGGAACAAAG AGGCAAACATGTTGTTCTTGGAGTCCCCTGCCGGCGTTGGGTTTTCTTACACCAACACCACCGCCGATCTCGGCCAGTTCGGCGACAACCTCACCG CCCACGACGCGTACTCTTTCGTGGTGAACTGGTTGGACAAGTTCCCGCAGTTCAAGGGCCACGACCTGTACATCGCCGGAGAGAGCTACGCCGGCCACTACGTTCCCCAGCTCGCCGAGAAGATCGTCCACATGAACAAGAAGGCGGCGCACAAGATCAACATCAAGGGCATCCTGATCGGCAACCCTGCCATTGACTCCAGCTCCGACGACCGCGGCCTCGCGGACTACGCCTGGGACCACGCCGTCATCTCCGACGAGGTCTACGGCTCCATCAAGTCCAACTGCAAGTTCCCCGACGACGGCGAGGAGAGCGACCCCTGCAACAGCGCCTGGAACGACTTCTTCAACGCCATGGACGACATCGACCTCTACAGCCTCTACACCCCGGCCTGCACCAACGCCATGATCAACTCCACGTCCACTTCCACCCGTCATCACCGCCGCGGCTTCATGCCGGCGCTGGGGAAGAAGGCGCGCCTCAGCGTGCCCTACTACAATGCGTACGACCCGTGCGGCGACTACCACGTCATCGACTACCTGAACCGGCCCGACGTGCAGACGGCGCTGCACGCGAACGTCTCCGGCGCGATCCCGTACCGGTGGGAGCCGTGCAGCGACGCGCTGACCAACTGGACGGACGCGCCGGCGTCGACGCTGCCGGCCATCGGCGGGCTCGTTAAGGCCGGGCTTCGGGTGTGGGTGTTCAGTGGCGACACCGACGACCGCGTGCCGGTGACCTCCACGCGGCTCGCGCTGCGGAAGCTCGGGCTGGCGACCTCGAAGCCTTGGAGGGAATGGTTCACCAGTGACCAGGTGGGAGGCTACACCTTGGCCTACGACGGCGGGCTCACCTTCGTCACCGTCCGCGGCGCCGGCCACATGGTGCCCATGATCACGCCAGTGCCGGCCAGGCAGCTCTTCGCACACTTCCTGTCCGGCAAGGAGTTGTCTCCCAAGGCAATCGTTGCCTGA